Genomic window (Arthrobacter sp. StoSoilA2):
TCCAACACCCATGTTCACAACAACCTTCACCAGGCGGGGAACCTGGTTCACGTTCGCGTAGCTGAACTCGTCCTGCAGGGACTTCTTGATGGTCTCTGCATACTTCGTCTTCAGACGAGGAACGATCTTCGTTTCGACGGTGGTCTCAGACAGTGTCTCACTCATCAGATGTCCTTCCCGGTGGCCTTGGACACGCGGATCCGGACGGTCTTGGTAGCGCCATCCTTCTCAACGGTGTCGAGACGGAAACCAACACGGGTCGGCTTCTTGGTCGACGGGTCAACCAGAGCAACGTTGGAAACGTGGATCGGGGCCTCAACAACCTCGATGCCACCGGTCTTGGTGCCGCGCTGCGACTGACCGACCTTGGTGTGCTTGGTGACGCGGTTGATTCCCTCTACCAGCACGCGGTTGGTGTCCGGGAATACGCGCAGGACCTTGCCCTGCTTGCCGCGGTCGCCGCCACGTTCCTGCTTGGCGCCGGTGATGACCTGAACGAGGTCACCCTTTTTGATCTTAGCCATGGACTAAAGCACCTCCGGGGCCAGCGAAACGATCTTCATGAACTTCTTGTCGCGAAGTTCACGACCAACCGGGCCGAAGATACGGGTACCGCGGGGGTCACCGTCGTTCTTCAGGATCACAGCTGCGTTTTCGTCAAACTTGATGTAGGAACCATCCGCACGGCGGCGTTCCTTCTTGGTACGGACGATGACCGCCTTGACGACGTCGCCCTTCTTTACGTTTCCGCCGGGAATAGCGTCCTTGACGGTAGCGACGATGACGTCGCCAATGCCTGCGTAGCGACGACCGGATCCACCGAGAACGCGAATGGTAAGGATTTCCTTAGCACCCGTGTTGTCGGCGACCTTGAGTCGCGACTCCTGCTGAATCAATTTTTACTCCTTGCGTCGCGCCGGTTCTCAGACCGAAATCATGCATACGGAATGAGCCTTGCGGAACGGTTGATCGGGGTGTCTCTTGACCTGCCTGGATTTTGCCAGAACAGGCCTAAACGCCCGTGCCACGAGCATCAGCTTCCCTTGCAGAAAACTCTGCGCGGGGCAGTATGCAGCGGCACGATTGTTTACGAGGTAGTCGATGACGCACAAATGGCGCCATACAAACTCAATATCCTAGCATGTTTCGCTGGTCTTTCCGAAACGTGCCGGGAACGCGGAAGGGCCCGC
Coding sequences:
- the rplX gene encoding 50S ribosomal protein L24, which translates into the protein MAKIKKGDLVQVITGAKQERGGDRGKQGKVLRVFPDTNRVLVEGINRVTKHTKVGQSQRGTKTGGIEVVEAPIHVSNVALVDPSTKKPTRVGFRLDTVEKDGATKTVRIRVSKATGKDI
- the rplN gene encoding 50S ribosomal protein L14; protein product: MIQQESRLKVADNTGAKEILTIRVLGGSGRRYAGIGDVIVATVKDAIPGGNVKKGDVVKAVIVRTKKERRRADGSYIKFDENAAVILKNDGDPRGTRIFGPVGRELRDKKFMKIVSLAPEVL